In one Dama dama isolate Ldn47 chromosome 5, ASM3311817v1, whole genome shotgun sequence genomic region, the following are encoded:
- the ARVCF gene encoding splicing regulator ARVCF isoform X4, producing MPAELRQEQSPGSQVSLATMPEAPEVLEETVTVEEDPGTPTSHVSIVTSEDGTTRRTETKVTKTVKTVTTRTLRQVPVGPDGLPLLDGGPPLGPFTDGPLDRHFLLRGGGQAATLSRTCLGGGGGFPEEPRDVPGYGSLSRGLGIRPPRGGPSGPGPGDGCFTLPGRREAFPTGPEPGLPAGRSQPERFQAEPYGLEDDARSLAADEEGALELEPDYGTAARRRLDCGRGLRSRAYEDVADDGGELMEERPPFPATAAPLAQPERGSLGSLERAVRRSPSVDSARKEPRWRDPELPEVLAMLRHPVDPVKANAAAYLQHLCFENEAVKRRVRQLRGLPLLVALLDHPRAEVRRRACGALRNLSYGRDADNKAAIRDCGGVPALVRLLRAARDSEVRELVTGTLWNLSSYEPLKMVIIDHGLQTLTHEVIVPNSGWEPEPNEDSKPRDAEWTTVFKNTSGCLRNVSSDGAEARRRLRECDGLVDALLHALQSAVGRKDTDNKSVENCVCIVRNLSYHVHKEVPGAERYQEAEPGPSGSSGSAQRRSREDAGCFGGKKAKGKRDGEMDRNSDTLDLPKRTEAAKGFELLYQPEVVRLYLSLLTESRNFNTLEAAAGALQNLSAGNWVWATYIRAAVRKERGLPVLVELLQSETDKVVRAVAIALRNLSLDRRNKDLIGSYAMAELVRNVRSVQAPARPGARLEEDTVVAVLNTIHEIVSDSLDNARSLLQARGVPALVALGTSSQSVREAKAASHVLQTVWSYKELRSALQKDGWSKARFQSAAANARGPKSAPSPEGLDDSTLPLVEKSLDGEKPGGRDMIPMEALGPDGYSTVDRRERRARGSDPAGEVSEKEPLKPDPSRKAPLPGPSRPAVRLVDAVGDARPQPVDSWV from the exons ATGCCGGCCGAACTCAGACAG GAGCAGAGCCCGGGCAGCCAGGTCTCGCTGGCCACGATGCCGGAGGCGCCCGAGGTGCTGGAAGAGACCGTGACGGTGGAGGAGGACCCgggcacccccacctcccacgTGTCCATCGTCACATCCGAAGACGGCACCACACGCCGCACGGAGACCAAG GTCACCAAGACAGTCAAGACGGTGACCACGAGAACCCTGCGCCAGGTGCCCGTGGGCCCCGACGGCCTCCCCTTGCTGGACGGCGGGCCCCCCCTGGGCCCCTTCACCGACGGCCCCCTGGACCGGCACTTCCTGCTGCGTGGGGGCGGCCAGGCAGCCACGCTCTCCCGCACCTGCCTCGGCGGCGGGGGCGGCTTTCCCGAAGAGCCCCGCGACGTCCCCGGCTACGGAAGCCTGTCTCGAGGGCTGGGCATCCGGCCCCCACGCGGAGGCCCCTCGGGTCCGGGCCCCGGCGATGGCTGCTTCACCCTGCCCGGCCGCCGGGAGGCCTTCCCCACGGGGCCGGAGCCGGGGCTGCCGGCTGGCCGCTCACAGCCCGAGCGGTTCCAGGCAGAGCCGTATGGCTTGGAAGACGACGCTCGCAGCCTGGCCGCCGACGAAGAGGGGGCCCTGGAGCTGGAGCCGGACTACGGCACCGCCGCGCGGAGGAGGCTGGACTGTGGGCGGGGCCTGCGCTCCAG GGCCTACGAGGACGTGGCGGACGACGGCGGCGAGCTGATGGAGGAGCGGCCGCCCTTCCCGGCCACTGCGGCACCCCTGGCGCAGCCAGAACGCGGCAGCCTGGGCAGCCTGGAGCGGGCAGTGCGGCGCTCGCCCTCGGTGGACAGTGCCCGCAAGGAGCCGCGCTGGCGGGACCCCGAGCTGCCCGAAGTGCTGGCCATGCTGCGGCACCCCGTGGACCCTGTGAAGGCCAACGCAGCCGCCTACCTGCAGCACCTGTGCTTCGAGAACGAGGCCGTCAAGCGTCGCGTGCGGCAGCTGCGGGGGCTGCCGCTGCTCGTGGCCCTGCTGGACCACCCGCGCGCGGAGGTGCGGCGCCGGGCCTGCGGGGCGCTGCGGAACCTCTCCTATGGCCGGGATGCCGACAACAAGGCCGCCATCCGGGACTGCGGCGGCGTGCCCGCCCTGGTACGCCTGCTGCGGGCCGCGCGGGACAGCGAGGTCCGCGAGCTCGTCACAG GTACGCTCTGGAATCTGTCATCCTACGAGCCCCTGAAGATGGTCATCATCGACCACGGCCTGCAGACGCTGACCCATGAGGTCATCGTGCCGAACTCAGGTTGGGAGCCAGAGCCCAACGAGGACTCCAAGCCACGGGACGCCGAGTGGACAACCGTCTTCAAGAACACGTCAGGCTGCCTGAG GAACGTGAGCTCGGACGGCGCAGAGGCCCGGCGGCGGCTCCGCGAGTGTGACGGGCTGGTGGACGCCCTGCTGCATGCCCTGCAGTCGGCCGTGGGCAGGAAGGACACGGACAACAAG TCGGTGGAGAACTGCGTGTGCATTGTCCGGAACCTCTCCTACCACGTGCATAAGGAGGTGCCGGGGGCCGAAAGGTACCAGGAGGCCGAGCCCGGGCCCTCAGGTAGTTCCGGGAGCGCCCAGCGCCGGAGCAGGGAAGACGCTGGCTGCTTCGGTGGCAAGAAGGCCAAAG GGAAGCGGGATGGGGAGATGGACCGGAACTCGGACACCCTGGACCTGCCCAAGCGCACTGAGGCTGCCAAGG GCTTCGAGCTGCTGTACCAGCCCGAGGTGGTGCGTCTCTACTTGTCCCTCCTGACGGAGAGCCGCAACTTCAATACCCTGGAGGCCGCGGCCGGCGCCCTGCAGAACCTCAGCGCCGGGAACTGGGTG TGGGCCACGTACATCCGCGCCGCGGTGCGCAAGGAGCGCGGGCTGCCGGTGCTGGTGGAGCTGCTGCAGTCAGAGACCGACAAGGTGGTGCGCGCAGTCGCCATCGCTCTGCGCAACCTCTCTCTGGACCGGCGCAACAAGGACCTTATCG GGAGCTACGCCATGGCTGAGCTCGTGCGAAACGTGCGCAGCGTGCAGGCACCCGCCCGGCCCGGTGCccgcctggaggaggacacggtgGTGGCCGTGCTCAACACCATCCACGAGATCGTGTCCGACAGTCTGGACAACGCGCGCTCGCTGCTGCAAGCACGAGGCGTGCCCGCGCTGGTGGCACTGGGCACCTCCAG CCAATCGGTGCGCGAGGCGAAGGCCGCGTCGCACGTGCTGCAGACGGTGTGGAGCTACAAGGAGCTGCGCAGCGCCCTGCAGAAGGATGGCTGGAGCAAGGCACGCTTCCAG TCAGCTGCTGCTAATGCCAGGGGCCCCAAGTCAGCCCCGAGTCCGGAAGGCTTGGACGACAGCACGCTGCCACTAGTGGAAAAGAGCCTGG ACGGTGAGAAGCCAGGCGGCCGGGACATGATCCCCATGGAGGCACTTGGTCCAG ATGGCTACTCCACTGTGGACAGGAGGGAGCGCAGGGCTCGAGGCAGTGACCCTGCAGGGGAGGTCTCTGAGAAGGAGCCGTTGAAA CCCGACCCCAGCAGGAAGGCTCCTCTGCCCGGGCCCAGCAGGCCTGCGGTCAGGCTGGTGGACGCCGTGGGGGACGCCAGGCCTCAGCCTGTCGACTCCTGGGTCTAG